One segment of Sander vitreus isolate 19-12246 chromosome 20, sanVit1, whole genome shotgun sequence DNA contains the following:
- the adss1 gene encoding adenylosuccinate synthetase isozyme 1, giving the protein MSLNWSAKDHKNMNQPAATGQKRSRNDAGNKATVVLGAQWGDEGKGKVVDLLATDADVVCRCQGGNNAGHTVVVDGKEYDFHLLPSGIINSKSISLIGNGVVIHLPGLFEEGDKNEKKGLKGWEKRLIVSDRAHIVFDFHQVVDGLQETERQAQEGKNIGTTKKGIGPAYSSKASRTGLRVCDLLGDFKDFSMKFKNLVHQFQSMYPALTVDVEDQLKKLKEYAERLRPMVRDGVYYMYEALHGSPKKILVEGANAALLDIDFGTYPFVTSSNCTVGGACTGLGIPPLNIGDVFGVSKAYTTRVGIGAFPTEQLNAVGELLQTRGHEVGVTTGRKRRCGWLDLVIVRYAHMINGFTAIALTKLDILDVLDEIKVGVAYKLNGKRIPHFPANMDVLHKVEVEYETFPGWKTDTSAARKWNDLPAKAQNYIRFIENHIGVPIKWVGVGKSRECMIQMF; this is encoded by the exons ATGTCGCTCAACTGGTCAGCAAAAGACcacaaaaatatgaatcaacCCGCCGCGACCGGGCAGAAACGATCGCGCAACGACGCGGGGAACAAAGCGACGGTGGTGCTCGGTGCGCAGTGGGGAGACGAGGGCAAAGGAAAAGTTGTCGATTTGTTGGCGACTGACGCTGACGTTGTCTGCAGATGTCAG GGGGGCAACAATGCAGGGCACACAGTGGTAGTGGACGGCAAGGAGTACGACTTCCACCTTCTCCCCAGTGGAATCATCAACTCCAAAAGCATATCACTCATCG GCAATGGAGTGGTTATACATCTACCCGGCCTGTTTGAAGAAGGcgataaaaatgaaaagaaag GTCTGAAAGGCTGGGAGAAGAGACTAATTGTCTCAGACAGAGCTCACAttg TGTTTGATTTCCACCAGGTTGTCGATGGCTTACAGGAAACTGAGAGACAAGCACAAGAAGGAAAGAA CATTGGAACAACCAAGAAGGGCATTGGACCTGCATACTCCAGCAAAGCATCTCGCACCGGCCTACGTGTGTGTGACCTCCTGGGTGACTTTAAGGACTTCTCTATGAA ATTCAAGAACCTTGTCCACCAGTTTCAATCCATGTATCCAGCCTTGACAGTTGATGTTGAGGACCAACTGAAAAAACTCAAG GAATACGCTGAGAGATTGCGGCCGATGGTGAGAGATGGGGTCTATTACATGTACGAAGCTCTTCATGGATCTCCAAAGAAAATCTTGGTAGAAGGGGCCAATGCGGCTCTCCTCGACATTGACTTTG GCACATATCCCTTTGTGACATCATCAAACTGCACTGTGGGTGGGGCATGCACTGGTCTTGGCATCCCTCCGCTGAATATTGGTGATGTGTTTGGTGTATCAAAGGCCTACACTACCCGAGTGGGAATTGGAGCCTTCCCAACTGAACAACTCAAT GCAGTAGGAGAGCTGCTGCAGACGAGGGGTCATGAGGTGGGTGTAACCACAGGAAGGAAGCGGCGTTGCGGCTGGTTGGATCTTGTCATTGTCAGATACGCTCATATGATTAACGGCTTCACTGC CATTGCTTTGACAAAACTAGACATTCTGGATGTGCTGGATGAAATTAAAGTTGGCGTCGCCTACAAACTCAACGGAAAAAGAATTCCCCATTTCCCAG CAAACATGGACGTTTTGCACAAAGTGGAGGTTGAGTATGAGACCTTCCCTGGTTGGAAGACGGACACGTCTGCAGCCAGGAAGTGGAACGACCTCCCAGCCAAGGCACAAAACTACATCCGCTTCATTGAGAACCACATTGGAGTTCCTA TCAAATGGGTTGGTGTTGGAAAATCCAGAGAGTGCATGATCCAGATGTTCTAA
- the siva1 gene encoding apoptosis regulatory protein Siva, translating to MPKRACPFPETFSSQYKIHVGQQELNNYGVFGNKYRQEIYAKTKNLLFNGAKAVVGKIWTGEERCTDPQPTGLFETPACSQTLLRGQTLIGHDGRLTRANATQGAPGAPTGCCVCQKSQGSRTPCSQCDRLACSSCTRQCSSCSSLCCSVCTIIDYSGQYDEVLCCSCST from the exons ATGCCGAAACGCGCTTGTCCTTTTCCGGAAACCTTCTCTTCCcaatacaaaatacatgttGGACAACAGGAGCTGAATAATTACGGTGTGTTTGGTAACAAATACAGGCAAGAAATCTACG CAAAGACAAAGAACTTGCTCTTCAACGGTGCCAAGGCTGTGGTGGGCAAAATATGGACTGGAGAGGAGAGATGCACCGACCCGCAGCCCACTGGACTTTTTGAGACCCCTGCATGCAGCCAGACGCTGCTGAGAGGACAGACACTGATTGGACATGATGGGAGATTGACAAGAGCAAACGCTACACAAG GTGCACCAGGGGCTCCTAcaggctgctgtgtgtgtcagaaGAGCCAGGGGTCCAGGACACCGTGCTCCCAATGTGACCGTCTAGCCTGTTCCTCCTGTACTCGACAGTGCTCCAGCTGCTccagcctctgctgctctgTCTGCACCATCATAGA TTACAGCGGACAATATGATGAAGTACTGTGCTGCAGTTGCTCGACGTAA